A region of Chloracidobacterium sp. DNA encodes the following proteins:
- a CDS encoding ribose-phosphate pyrophosphokinase, with product MSGMRVFCGNANRPLAEEICRYLGIQLGDANTTRFSDGEFNYQINENVRGADVFIVQPTCPPVDSHVVELLIMLDAFRRSSAERITAVIPYFGYARKDRKDRPRVPISAKVMANIITTAGATRVLTMDLHAGQIQGFFDIPVDHLYAAPVLLDYFAKKKLDNLVVVAPDAGGVERARAYAKRLDADLALADKRRDKERANTVEVMNIVGNVAGRPALIVDDMVDTAGSLTQVAQAIADKGATAVYACCTHAVLSGPALERIAQSPIEELVVTNTIPHTNLPPKIRVLSVAGLLAEAIRSIHTATSVSRLFV from the coding sequence ATGAGCGGGATGCGCGTGTTTTGCGGCAACGCCAATCGTCCCCTAGCGGAGGAAATCTGCCGCTACCTCGGCATCCAACTCGGCGACGCCAACACCACCCGCTTCAGCGACGGCGAGTTCAACTACCAAATCAACGAAAACGTACGCGGGGCGGATGTCTTTATCGTTCAGCCCACCTGTCCGCCGGTGGACAGCCACGTCGTCGAGCTGCTCATTATGCTTGACGCCTTTCGGCGCTCATCGGCGGAGCGCATTACGGCTGTTATTCCCTATTTCGGCTACGCCCGCAAAGACCGGAAGGATCGGCCGCGCGTCCCAATCTCGGCTAAGGTCATGGCGAACATCATCACCACCGCCGGCGCGACGCGCGTACTAACGATGGATTTGCACGCCGGTCAAATTCAGGGTTTTTTTGACATTCCGGTGGATCACCTCTACGCCGCGCCGGTGCTTCTCGATTACTTCGCCAAGAAAAAACTGGACAACCTCGTGGTGGTCGCCCCTGACGCAGGCGGCGTCGAACGCGCGCGCGCCTATGCCAAACGCCTCGATGCGGACTTGGCGCTGGCCGACAAACGCCGTGACAAGGAGCGGGCCAATACCGTTGAAGTGATGAACATCGTCGGGAACGTTGCCGGGCGACCGGCGCTGATCGTGGACGACATGGTGGATACCGCCGGCTCGCTCACGCAGGTGGCGCAGGCCATCGCCGACAAAGGCGCAACGGCCGTTTACGCCTGCTGCACGCACGCCGTCCTCTCTGGGCCGGCGCTGGAACGCATCGCCCAATCGCCGATTGAGGAACTCGTCGTCACCAATACGATTCCACACACAAACCTTCCGCCCAAGATTCGCGTGCTAAGCGTGGCCGGCCTGCTGGCCGAAGCGATTCGTTCCATTCACACGGCGACATCGGTGAGCCGGCTCTTTGTATGA